Proteins from a genomic interval of Candidatus Babela massiliensis:
- a CDS encoding valine--tRNA ligase, whose translation MDKKTEKKYDFGQAEQEIQHYWQEEKVYSYQYKTDQQAILSNTYSIDTPPPTVSGSLHIGHIFSYTQTDIIARYKRMSGYNVFYPLGFDDNGLATERFVEKKLNIQAHDLTRSDFIRLCLEQTIITEKEFEKLWKRVGLSIDWSLNYSTIDFDSRKISQKSFVELYKNGYIYRKSEPAPYCTTCKTTVAQAELDDAEKPSAFNDIIFKVGQENLIVSTTRPELLPSVSALLYNPNDNRYKHLLGQKAIVPIYNYEIDILEDSDVSIEKGSGLVMVSTFGDKQDIIWAKKYNLPYIKSIDFDGRWTDVTGPLKGLKVHQARKKIIELLKENNLLVNQKNITHNVSVHERCKTEIEYLILTQWFLKILPFKSKFLELADKINWYPEFMKSRYINWVENINWDWCLSRQRFYGIPFPVWHCQDCQEVIIADEKDLPIDPQETNYQDKYHSNCPKCNSSSIVPDKDVMDTWNTSSLTPYIAKSLYAKNNPESQIEDYKEFDTNHFIPMSMRPQAHDIIRTWAFYTIVKSFMHSGTIPWKDIVISGHVLSPEKEKISKSQGNTPLTPETLLESHPADAIRYWTASGNLGYDVAFSQNQIAIGQRLIVKLLNAFKFLSTHLNNYNNQEKLEDFLNIGLVNEWIINNLNQSIINYKKHFENYEFKLALDNIDKFFWHDFCDNYLELIKDQLFNPQNYKEEQVKATLSTLYQVGLNILQLYAPFVPHITDNLYNLIYKKNINTKSIHQTTFNDHKIDLYFENSPQVMEHILSIIRQVRKLKSESNLSLKTEINKLTIYTNSNIKDILESEEKLIKAITRAQNIDYILSQESKLGITQEDNIINATVIEL comes from the coding sequence ATGGATAAAAAAACAGAAAAAAAATATGATTTTGGACAAGCAGAACAAGAAATACAGCACTATTGGCAAGAAGAAAAAGTATATTCTTATCAATATAAAACAGATCAACAGGCTATATTAAGTAATACTTATAGCATAGATACTCCTCCTCCAACGGTTTCTGGATCATTACATATAGGACACATATTTTCTTATACTCAAACCGATATTATAGCAAGATATAAACGCATGAGTGGCTATAATGTATTTTATCCTCTAGGGTTTGATGATAATGGTTTAGCAACTGAGCGTTTTGTAGAAAAAAAATTAAATATACAAGCTCATGACTTAACACGATCAGACTTTATAAGATTATGCTTAGAACAAACTATAATTACAGAAAAAGAATTTGAAAAGTTATGGAAAAGAGTTGGTCTTTCTATAGATTGGTCTCTAAATTACTCTACAATAGATTTTGATTCAAGAAAGATATCTCAAAAATCTTTTGTAGAACTTTATAAAAATGGTTATATTTACAGAAAATCAGAACCAGCTCCTTATTGCACTACATGTAAAACAACAGTAGCTCAAGCAGAACTTGACGACGCAGAAAAACCATCTGCTTTTAATGATATAATATTTAAAGTAGGACAAGAAAATCTAATAGTAAGTACAACACGTCCAGAGCTACTTCCTTCAGTATCAGCATTATTATATAATCCTAATGATAACCGCTATAAACATTTATTAGGACAAAAGGCAATAGTACCTATTTATAACTATGAAATCGATATACTTGAAGATTCTGATGTAAGTATAGAAAAAGGCTCAGGTCTTGTAATGGTAAGTACCTTTGGAGATAAACAAGATATAATTTGGGCAAAAAAATATAACTTACCGTATATAAAATCTATAGATTTTGATGGAAGATGGACAGATGTTACAGGACCACTAAAAGGACTAAAAGTTCATCAGGCTCGTAAAAAGATAATTGAACTTTTAAAAGAAAACAATTTATTAGTAAACCAAAAAAATATTACTCATAATGTAAGTGTTCATGAGCGCTGTAAAACCGAAATAGAATATCTAATTTTAACTCAATGGTTCTTAAAGATATTACCATTTAAATCTAAATTTTTAGAATTAGCGGATAAAATAAATTGGTATCCTGAATTTATGAAATCAAGATATATCAATTGGGTGGAAAATATAAATTGGGATTGGTGTTTATCAAGACAACGCTTTTATGGTATACCATTTCCCGTTTGGCATTGCCAAGATTGCCAAGAAGTGATAATTGCTGATGAAAAAGATCTGCCTATTGATCCTCAAGAAACAAATTACCAAGATAAATATCACAGTAACTGTCCAAAATGTAATAGTTCTTCAATTGTTCCTGATAAAGATGTAATGGACACTTGGAATACCTCTTCATTGACACCCTATATAGCAAAATCTCTTTATGCAAAGAATAATCCTGAGAGTCAAATAGAAGATTACAAAGAGTTCGACACTAATCATTTTATTCCTATGAGTATGAGACCTCAAGCACATGATATTATAAGAACTTGGGCATTTTATACAATAGTTAAAAGTTTCATGCACTCAGGAACTATACCTTGGAAAGATATAGTTATATCAGGGCATGTATTAAGTCCAGAAAAAGAAAAAATATCTAAATCTCAAGGCAATACTCCTTTAACTCCTGAAACTTTACTAGAAAGCCATCCAGCAGATGCAATTCGCTATTGGACAGCTTCTGGAAATTTAGGATATGACGTTGCATTTTCCCAAAATCAAATCGCTATAGGACAAAGATTAATCGTTAAACTCTTAAATGCATTTAAATTTCTCTCAACACACTTAAATAACTATAATAACCAAGAAAAGTTAGAAGATTTTTTAAATATCGGTCTTGTAAACGAATGGATTATAAATAATTTAAATCAAAGTATTATAAATTATAAAAAACACTTTGAAAATTATGAATTTAAATTAGCATTAGATAATATAGATAAATTCTTCTGGCATGATTTTTGTGACAATTATTTAGAATTAATTAAAGATCAACTGTTTAATCCACAAAATTATAAAGAAGAACAAGTTAAAGCAACTTTATCAACTCTTTATCAAGTAGGCTTAAATATTTTGCAATTATATGCTCCATTTGTACCTCATATAACCGACAACTTATACAATTTAATTTACAAAAAAAATATAAATACAAAATCTATACATCAAACTACCTTTAATGATCATAAGATAGATCTTTATTTTGAAAATAGTCCCCAAGTTATGGAACATATTCTTTCAATTATAAGGCAAGTACGTAAATTAAAAAGTGAAAGCAATTTATCACTAAAAACAGAAATAAATAAATTAACCATTTATACTAATTCCAATATAAAAGATATATTAGAATCAGAAGAAAAATTAATTAAAGCAATTACACGTGCTCAAAATATAGATTATATTTTATCTCAAGAATCAAAATTAGGAATCACTCAAGAAGATAATATAATAAATGCAACTGTAATAGAATTATAA
- a CDS encoding ankyrin repeat domain-containing protein has product MNKILVLLLTISFMTQSMNISESNNIAKEKKSLTIVDAAYRNDIELFNKLFNENTDVNQKDKNGRTALHYAALHGSRELFHRLVICSNLDVNVQDEDGATPIRAAVCECAMQSVMALLQMGADPNIKDKTGVSAIDEAKQSGYDGMIFLFELFKKEE; this is encoded by the coding sequence ATGAATAAAATTTTGGTATTGTTATTAACTATTAGTTTTATGACACAATCTATGAATATCTCAGAATCGAATAATATAGCTAAAGAAAAAAAATCTTTAACCATAGTTGATGCTGCTTATAGAAATGATATAGAGCTTTTTAACAAATTATTTAATGAAAATACTGATGTTAATCAAAAAGACAAAAATGGTAGAACTGCATTACACTATGCAGCTTTACATGGAAGTAGGGAGCTATTTCATAGACTTGTTATATGCTCAAATTTGGATGTAAATGTTCAAGATGAAGATGGAGCAACTCCTATTCGAGCTGCTGTTTGTGAGTGTGCTATGCAATCTGTTATGGCTCTATTACAAATGGGAGCGGATCCAAATATAAAAGATAAAACAGGAGTGTCTGCAATAGATGAAGCAAAACAATCAGGATATGATGGGATGATATTTTTATTTGAGTTGTTTAAAAAAGAAGAATAA
- a CDS encoding ankyrin repeat domain-containing protein: MDKLIYSLILVLSINFISQAMQVTTSDKSNKEEKSLAVVKAAREGDISLFYQLFSEDIDVNQKDEYGRTALHYATLRGTIAIFHKLANSADIDANVQDNDGVTPLRMAAADRSVLCILALLELNADPYIKDKTGVSAADNAKQEGCTEMVTLFERFKKNDN, encoded by the coding sequence ATGGATAAATTAATTTATAGTTTAATACTAGTATTAAGTATTAATTTTATATCTCAAGCAATGCAAGTGACAACATCAGATAAAAGCAATAAAGAAGAAAAGTCTTTGGCTGTTGTTAAAGCTGCTCGTGAAGGAGATATATCTCTATTTTATCAGTTGTTTAGTGAAGATATAGATGTTAATCAAAAAGATGAATATGGACGTACTGCATTACATTATGCTACATTACGTGGAACTATTGCAATATTTCATAAGCTTGCTAATAGTGCTGATATAGATGCGAACGTACAGGATAATGATGGCGTAACCCCTCTTAGAATGGCAGCTGCAGATAGGTCAGTGCTTTGTATTTTAGCATTACTCGAATTAAATGCAGACCCTTACATAAAAGATAAAACGGGAGTATCTGCTGCAGATAATGCTAAACAGGAAGGTTGTACTGAGATGGTTACGTTATTTGAGCGATTTAAAAAGAATGATAATTAA
- a CDS encoding ParA family protein, protein MRKIAISLSKGGVSKSTSSVTIAHGLSLKGKKVLLIDTDDQGQDSFLLGVKPPHGLAEVLNEVLPVEECIFAARPNLWILSGGKSLAGAKRLIGRKEFGAERSLSEALKPLEDKFDYVILYTSPSWDTLTINSLFYAEEVLTPVSLEVLTLNSLVEFSKSIESVKKYNNKLEHTYVRLTFFDGRVKKSNEIIDQLKKYFNTKVCEPIKYNVRLSEAAGFGKTIFEYDPTSQGAKDYKKLVERILNDEK, encoded by the coding sequence ATGCGTAAGATTGCTATAAGTTTGAGTAAAGGAGGAGTGTCAAAATCAACTTCGAGTGTAACAATTGCTCATGGTCTTTCACTTAAAGGCAAAAAAGTACTATTAATAGATACTGATGATCAAGGGCAGGATTCGTTTCTTTTGGGAGTTAAACCTCCTCATGGATTAGCAGAAGTTTTGAATGAGGTTTTGCCAGTAGAAGAATGTATATTTGCTGCTAGGCCAAATTTATGGATATTAAGCGGTGGCAAGTCTCTAGCTGGTGCAAAAAGATTAATAGGGAGAAAGGAGTTTGGAGCAGAAAGGAGCTTGAGTGAAGCGTTAAAACCTCTTGAGGATAAGTTTGATTATGTAATTCTATATACATCGCCTTCTTGGGATACTTTAACTATTAACTCATTGTTTTATGCTGAAGAAGTTTTAACGCCCGTCTCACTTGAAGTGCTTACTTTAAACAGTTTAGTAGAGTTTAGTAAGAGTATAGAATCGGTAAAAAAGTATAACAATAAATTAGAACACACTTATGTACGACTGACCTTCTTTGACGGGAGAGTTAAAAAATCAAATGAGATAATTGACCAATTAAAAAAATACTTTAATACCAAAGTATGTGAACCTATAAAATATAACGTAAGACTAAGCGAAGCAGCAGGATTTGGTAAAACAATTTTTGAATATGATCCTACATCTCAAGGCGCAAAAGATTATAAAAAACTAGTAGAAAGGATATTAAATGATGAAAAATAA
- the mntA gene encoding type VII toxin-antitoxin system MntA family adenylyltransferase antitoxin — protein MDKIPDKVKEQIIKVIEIFYPDAKIYLFGSRARGTHNERSDIDIAIDAGRLLTMSERGQLNNMIDALNIVQEVDIVDFKNIPEALKNNILREGIVWKN, from the coding sequence ATGGATAAAATACCTGATAAAGTAAAAGAACAAATAATAAAAGTAATAGAGATATTTTACCCTGATGCAAAAATATATTTATTTGGATCTAGAGCCAGGGGTACACATAATGAAAGATCCGATATAGATATTGCGATTGATGCTGGTCGGCTTTTAACTATGAGCGAAAGAGGACAATTGAATAATATGATTGATGCTCTAAATATTGTTCAAGAAGTTGATATAGTAGATTTTAAGAATATTCCTGAAGCCTTAAAAAACAATATCTTAAGAGAAGGAATTGTATGGAAAAATTAA
- a CDS encoding HI0074 family nucleotidyltransferase substrate-binding subunit codes for MEKLKYKYEKFAKSLFALEKAISVFECQNIPEHLKDYLITSIIKHYEMCYESAWKFLKLYLEKEYEIKLDSPKKVVRECYKLQIIDENTTNELFKIGDSRNATVHDYDQENAYIISQSIRNYYDTLYRLNELILKKLTNFRLVTKS; via the coding sequence ATGGAAAAATTAAAGTATAAGTATGAGAAATTTGCTAAATCTTTATTTGCCTTAGAAAAAGCAATATCAGTTTTTGAATGTCAGAATATTCCTGAACACTTAAAAGATTATTTGATAACTTCAATTATTAAGCACTATGAAATGTGTTACGAATCAGCGTGGAAATTTTTAAAGTTATACTTAGAAAAAGAATATGAAATAAAATTAGATTCTCCCAAAAAAGTAGTTAGAGAATGTTATAAATTACAGATTATAGACGAAAATACTACTAATGAATTATTTAAAATAGGAGATTCTAGAAACGCAACGGTTCATGATTATGATCAAGAAAATGCTTATATAATATCACAAAGTATTAGAAACTATTACGATACTTTATATAGACTCAATGAATTAATACTTAAAAAATTAACCAACTTTAGACTAGTTACTAAATCATAA
- a CDS encoding recombinase family protein, which produces MIDQFSQFEKLRIGERTKAALHAKKLQGKRVGHIPFGFQLTSDNQHVLPNKLEQAILNKMKELKNAGLSIRKIAKYLNEHNLLNRNNAKFNHASVHRILSSTNKHEVYYHD; this is translated from the coding sequence ATGATCGATCAATTTTCCCAATTCGAGAAATTAAGAATTGGCGAAAGAACTAAAGCAGCATTGCATGCGAAAAAACTGCAGGGTAAAAGAGTTGGCCATATACCATTTGGATTTCAACTTACCTCCGACAATCAACATGTCCTTCCGAATAAGCTAGAACAAGCAATATTAAACAAAATGAAAGAACTAAAGAATGCAGGTTTGTCAATAAGAAAAATAGCAAAGTACTTAAATGAACACAATTTATTAAACAGGAATAATGCTAAATTCAATCACGCATCTGTTCATAGAATATTGAGTAGCACTAATAAACATGAAGTTTATTATCATGATTAA
- a CDS encoding PDDEXK nuclease domain-containing protein, whose amino-acid sequence MVHWGTKVIEQLANDLQSSFPGMGGFSKRNVFRMRAFYLAYQKVPQAVAQLDNLPIFNIPWGHNAILLEKIKNNKERLWYAQKTIECGWSRTTLEIKIKTDLYNREGKAITNFSKTLPTSQTDIAQQAFKDPYIFDFLTLQEEHLEQDLEQGLIDHVQKLLLEMGKGFALVGRQYHLEIDEEDYYIDLLFYHTKLKCYVVVELKARKFDPRDVGQLNFYLSACDDLLRDETDKSTIGLLLCKSKKNFTAEYALRDIKKPIGIAEYETEIIKNLPKELKSSLPTIEEIEAELEKTEIINELKSKF is encoded by the coding sequence TTGGTACATTGGGGAACTAAAGTTATAGAACAATTAGCAAATGATTTACAGAGTTCTTTCCCAGGTATGGGTGGTTTTTCCAAACGTAACGTATTTAGAATGAGAGCCTTTTATCTAGCTTATCAAAAAGTGCCACAAGCTGTGGCACAATTGGATAACCTACCAATCTTTAACATTCCTTGGGGTCATAATGCTATTTTATTAGAGAAAATAAAGAATAATAAAGAACGTCTCTGGTATGCCCAAAAGACTATTGAGTGCGGATGGAGCAGAACTACTTTAGAAATTAAAATTAAAACAGATTTATATAACAGAGAAGGAAAAGCAATAACCAATTTTTCTAAGACACTTCCAACTTCACAAACAGATATAGCACAACAAGCTTTTAAAGATCCATATATCTTTGATTTCTTAACCTTACAAGAAGAACATTTAGAACAAGATTTAGAGCAGGGCTTGATAGACCATGTGCAAAAACTTCTATTGGAGATGGGTAAAGGTTTTGCCTTAGTCGGAAGACAATATCATTTAGAAATTGATGAAGAAGATTACTATATAGATCTTCTTTTTTATCATACAAAACTAAAATGCTATGTAGTAGTTGAACTCAAAGCACGAAAATTCGATCCACGTGATGTTGGACAATTAAATTTCTATTTATCTGCTTGTGATGATTTGTTACGCGATGAAACTGATAAATCAACAATTGGTTTGTTGTTATGTAAATCTAAAAAGAATTTCACTGCAGAATATGCATTACGTGATATAAAAAAACCAATTGGCATTGCAGAATATGAAACAGAAATTATCAAAAATTTACCTAAAGAGCTAAAAAGTAGTTTGCCTACGATTGAAGAAATTGAAGCAGAGTTAGAAAAAACAGAAATAATCAATGAGTTAAAGTCCAAATTCTAA
- a CDS encoding M50 family peptidase inactivated: MINTNTAQLLFSFTIFIISYFFTVNLNGIVQAFVANKLGDSTAKDTGYMKFDPLLYLSSLNFIFMLIFGIALPTSIPINLSSKIGTKYKLFIFYATPFISSILFSAIALSLSTLLYGAYLSELFLVKILTSQDISLRWAHHAMNGGSSFNIVCLFLLTSFICFNVFIAFYSFIVNIFKYIFALKDTNSRFGQVSNYSEYQDLLMIFAPLLLMILFGSALRVFILQIIILCSYKLSSIIVLIRSLLGV; the protein is encoded by the coding sequence ATGATTAATACAAATACAGCTCAATTGCTTTTTTCTTTTACTATATTCATAATAAGTTACTTTTTTACCGTTAATCTTAACGGTATAGTACAAGCCTTTGTTGCTAACAAATTAGGCGATAGTACAGCAAAAGATACTGGTTATATGAAATTCGATCCACTTTTATACTTAAGCTCTTTAAATTTTATATTTATGTTGATATTTGGTATAGCATTGCCAACTTCTATACCGATAAATTTATCGAGTAAAATAGGCACAAAGTATAAGTTATTTATCTTTTATGCGACTCCATTTATTTCAAGTATTTTATTTTCCGCAATAGCTTTAAGCTTATCAACTTTATTATATGGTGCATATTTATCAGAATTGTTTTTGGTTAAAATATTAACCAGTCAAGATATATCTCTTAGGTGGGCGCACCATGCTATGAACGGTGGCTCAAGCTTTAATATAGTTTGCTTATTTTTATTGACATCCTTTATTTGTTTTAATGTCTTTATTGCTTTTTACAGTTTTATAGTAAATATATTTAAGTATATTTTTGCTTTAAAGGATACTAATTCAAGATTTGGTCAAGTATCTAATTATTCTGAATATCAAGATTTACTTATGATTTTTGCACCATTGTTGTTAATGATATTGTTTGGTAGTGCATTGCGTGTTTTTATATTACAGATTATAATATTATGTTCTTATAAATTATCATCAATTATAGTACTAATAAGATCACTACTTGGAGTATAA
- the tyrS gene encoding tyrosine--tRNA ligase produces the protein MKNDIVEKLEKIKAGTEQIIPEEDFIKKLESGKTLKIKFGADPTSPDLHLGHAVVLSKLRQFQDLGYDILFLIGNFTAQIGDPTGRSKTRPPLTVQQIESNTKTYFEQVTRVLDPNKLKICYNADWLNNLNARDMVTLCSKVTLSRLIEREDFKNRIEKHQPISFHELLYPLFQGYDSVALFSDIELGGTDQTFNMLMGRFLQEQYGQEPQVIITLPILEGLDGHNKMSKSLNNTIGLTETAENAYGKLMSISDELMWRYYSVLLHKTQDEINQMKLDVAESKFHPMDLKKAMAYDIVSRFWSKDEADLAQKTFEDLFQNKNYDQVNSFDCTEFFGKEIWIVDLLKHLKAVNTSSEARQLILQGGISLDNQKITDFKAQIKIEPGQILKVGKHRFYKLDKK, from the coding sequence ATGAAAAACGATATAGTGGAAAAACTTGAAAAAATTAAGGCAGGTACTGAGCAAATTATACCTGAAGAAGATTTTATTAAGAAATTAGAATCCGGAAAGACTTTAAAAATTAAGTTTGGCGCTGATCCTACTTCTCCCGATCTTCATCTTGGTCATGCAGTAGTACTTTCTAAGTTAAGACAATTTCAAGATTTGGGTTATGATATTTTGTTTTTAATTGGTAATTTTACTGCCCAAATAGGAGATCCTACAGGTCGTTCAAAAACTAGACCTCCTTTAACAGTTCAACAGATTGAGTCAAATACTAAAACTTATTTTGAGCAAGTTACAAGAGTATTAGATCCTAATAAACTTAAAATATGTTATAATGCTGATTGGCTTAATAATTTAAATGCAAGAGATATGGTGACCTTATGTTCTAAAGTTACTTTATCAAGACTTATAGAACGTGAAGATTTTAAAAATAGAATAGAAAAGCATCAGCCTATTAGTTTTCATGAACTTTTATATCCATTATTTCAGGGATATGATTCAGTAGCTTTATTTTCAGATATTGAATTAGGTGGTACTGATCAGACTTTTAATATGTTAATGGGAAGATTTTTGCAAGAACAGTATGGTCAAGAGCCTCAAGTAATTATTACTCTACCTATTTTAGAAGGACTTGATGGTCATAATAAGATGTCTAAATCTCTTAATAATACTATAGGTCTTACTGAAACAGCTGAAAATGCTTATGGAAAATTAATGTCTATTTCTGATGAATTAATGTGGCGTTACTATTCGGTTTTGCTTCATAAAACTCAGGATGAGATTAATCAGATGAAATTAGATGTTGCTGAGTCAAAATTTCATCCTATGGATCTTAAAAAGGCTATGGCTTATGACATAGTTTCAAGGTTTTGGTCTAAAGATGAGGCAGACTTAGCTCAAAAAACTTTTGAAGATCTTTTTCAAAATAAAAATTATGATCAAGTAAACAGTTTTGATTGTACTGAATTTTTTGGTAAAGAAATTTGGATTGTAGATCTTTTAAAGCATCTTAAGGCTGTTAATACTTCAAGTGAAGCACGGCAATTAATATTACAGGGCGGAATTTCACTTGATAATCAAAAAATAACTGATTTTAAAGCACAAATAAAAATTGAACCAGGTCAGATTTTAAAAGTTGGTAAACATCGTTTTTATAAATTAGATAAAAAATAA
- a CDS encoding phospholipase A2 patain superfamily has translation MKRLIFFYILIIFNFLFSENNLDNKEKKYRIIGGWSFYSLLKDIIKTEGTNVYNSTQARVRISTELSNQELNFLKNRDIKVKSAIENLISVKLNNNQVPRIALCFSGGGYRAMISTLGALAGLKLSGLLDTVTYISALSGSTWAISSIYGHNLDLFDNIRLVKEQVSKPLYLSVSIKFMLENSLYKLFYGQNCNMVGIWGVLLAETLFSDLNKGWFRYLNYQEQYNILTRLVKSDMPKFSDFRNKIDDGQMPMPICTSIVGDIDTNNRYEWVEYNPYEIGFIESNTFIPSWSFGRKFINGVSTDYSLELGLDYLMGIWGSAFTVSVKELLENYRDSISTALSKTLDLLTINNDKLHKFRLSPAKVSNFAYSLDKHNLKNYKRITLLDAGLACNLPIAPLIRKNRKIDIMIIFDYSTNVKSAVELKKAEIYAKDNGVKLPDIDYSNIGKINIFKDLNADIPIIIYMPLIKNSAYCVNFDPEDSIQNGYCSTFNLKYKTYQFDELLGLNQYNLISYSSEIVNLIETFLDNKLIIN, from the coding sequence ATGAAAAGATTAATATTTTTTTATATTTTAATAATATTTAATTTTTTGTTTTCTGAAAATAATCTAGATAATAAAGAGAAAAAATACAGAATAATAGGTGGATGGTCTTTTTATAGTTTATTAAAAGATATTATTAAAACTGAAGGTACAAATGTTTATAACTCCACACAAGCAAGAGTCAGAATATCTACCGAATTATCTAATCAAGAATTAAATTTTTTAAAAAACAGAGATATTAAGGTAAAATCTGCTATTGAAAATTTAATTTCGGTAAAATTAAATAATAATCAAGTTCCTCGTATAGCATTATGTTTTAGCGGCGGAGGTTATAGGGCAATGATATCAACTTTAGGAGCTTTAGCAGGTCTTAAATTATCTGGTTTGTTAGATACGGTTACTTATATTTCTGCCTTGTCAGGTTCAACTTGGGCTATATCTTCAATTTATGGTCATAATTTGGATCTATTTGATAATATAAGACTTGTTAAAGAGCAAGTTTCTAAACCCTTATATTTGAGCGTAAGTATTAAGTTTATGCTTGAAAATAGTCTATATAAATTATTTTATGGTCAAAATTGTAATATGGTAGGCATTTGGGGAGTTTTATTGGCAGAAACTTTATTTAGCGATTTAAATAAAGGTTGGTTCAGATACTTAAATTATCAAGAACAGTATAATATTCTTACCAGATTAGTAAAGAGCGATATGCCAAAATTTTCTGACTTTAGAAATAAAATCGATGATGGCCAAATGCCTATGCCAATATGTACTTCTATTGTTGGAGATATAGATACTAATAATCGCTATGAATGGGTTGAATATAATCCTTATGAAATAGGCTTTATCGAAAGTAATACCTTTATACCCTCTTGGTCTTTTGGTAGAAAATTTATCAATGGAGTATCGACTGATTATTCTTTAGAGTTAGGTCTTGATTATCTGATGGGTATATGGGGATCAGCTTTTACAGTTAGTGTTAAAGAGCTGCTTGAAAACTACAGAGATAGTATCTCTACTGCTTTATCAAAAACATTAGATCTTTTGACTATTAATAATGATAAATTACATAAATTTAGACTTTCACCTGCCAAAGTTTCTAATTTTGCTTATAGCCTTGATAAACATAATTTAAAAAATTATAAACGTATTACTTTATTAGATGCAGGTTTGGCATGTAATTTACCAATAGCACCTTTAATTAGAAAGAATCGTAAGATCGATATTATGATAATTTTTGACTATTCGACTAATGTTAAAAGTGCTGTTGAATTAAAAAAAGCGGAAATTTATGCAAAGGATAATGGTGTTAAGTTACCTGATATTGATTATTCTAATATTGGTAAAATAAATATTTTTAAAGACTTAAATGCAGATATACCTATAATTATTTATATGCCGCTTATTAAAAATAGTGCATATTGTGTTAATTTTGATCCTGAAGATTCTATACAAAATGGATATTGTTCTACATTTAATTTAAAGTATAAAACATATCAATTTGATGAACTTTTAGGACTGAATCAATATAATTTAATTTCATATTCAAGTGAAATTGTAAATTTAATAGAAACATTTTTGGATAATAAATTAATTATAAATTAA
- a CDS encoding deoxynucleoside kinase, producing the protein MYIIEGNIGAGKTTFLRLISQILPEINPCFEPKTWRNEVVGESLLNNFYQNPKRWAYTMEIFAMTSRAVESIKEQSKTTYKIKISERSIYSGHYCFAINGQENGYFTLLEWQIYLNWFNFIATKKNQLPKGFIYLKVDPEKALERVKKRNRSSETEISLEYLKQIDNAHETFLINKIGVIEELKSIPVLTIDCNLEFESDKEIMQKYAKTIKEFILKSI; encoded by the coding sequence ATGTATATTATAGAAGGCAATATCGGAGCCGGAAAAACTACGTTTTTAAGATTAATCAGCCAAATTTTACCAGAAATTAACCCTTGTTTTGAACCAAAGACGTGGCGTAATGAAGTGGTAGGAGAATCATTATTAAATAATTTTTACCAAAACCCAAAACGCTGGGCCTATACCATGGAAATTTTTGCAATGACCTCCAGAGCTGTAGAAAGTATTAAAGAACAAAGTAAAACAACTTATAAAATAAAAATCTCTGAAAGATCTATCTATTCAGGGCACTATTGTTTTGCGATTAACGGACAAGAAAACGGTTACTTTACCTTACTTGAATGGCAGATATATCTAAATTGGTTTAATTTTATTGCTACTAAAAAAAATCAACTACCAAAAGGATTTATATACTTAAAAGTAGATCCTGAAAAAGCTCTTGAAAGAGTAAAAAAAAGAAATCGCTCATCAGAAACAGAGATAAGTCTAGAATATTTAAAACAAATTGATAATGCTCATGAAACTTTTTTAATAAATAAAATAGGCGTTATTGAAGAGTTAAAAAGCATACCAGTATTAACAATCGATTGTAATCTAGAATTTGAATCTGACAAAGAAATAATGCAGAAATATGCAAAAACAATTAAAGAGTTTATATTAAAATCTATCTAA